Proteins from a genomic interval of Anatilimnocola floriformis:
- a CDS encoding class I SAM-dependent methyltransferase: MRTFDPHAEPTLAELTAGREVAREVGLFWKEQLPAWLRLNLDVGAILDRGLVQLASTNLWGPANREPSQIMWDSAGEILRHGWLQLRAREKPRGYAGDHEMLGAIYQNRVTADPLGGAFDQYFLRQAAPQAVRNRMDLVRSEIEGGRSAKCVFIGSGAGLEIVSAFENDLPRESELWLLDLDPAAIDLAEKNLLPFVSPERLHCLAENLVRLPKKKRLLEQLAGADLVVCTGFFDYLEDEAAAELLKTFWQLLRPGGQALIFNFAPWNPTRAYMEWIGNWYLLYRTRDDLVSLARKSGIEAGDFAVTAEASGIDLLLRLSKPR, encoded by the coding sequence ATGCGCACATTTGATCCACATGCAGAACCAACTCTTGCCGAGTTGACCGCCGGCCGTGAGGTCGCGCGGGAAGTCGGTCTTTTTTGGAAAGAGCAACTGCCCGCTTGGTTGCGATTGAATCTTGATGTCGGTGCAATTCTCGATCGCGGCCTGGTGCAACTGGCGAGCACCAATCTTTGGGGGCCGGCAAACCGCGAACCTTCGCAAATCATGTGGGATTCGGCCGGCGAAATTCTGCGCCACGGCTGGCTGCAATTGCGAGCGCGCGAAAAGCCGCGCGGATATGCCGGCGATCATGAGATGCTTGGTGCGATTTATCAAAATCGCGTGACGGCTGATCCGCTAGGGGGTGCTTTCGATCAATATTTTCTCCGCCAGGCAGCGCCGCAAGCTGTTCGTAATCGGATGGATTTGGTGCGGTCGGAAATTGAAGGCGGCCGATCGGCAAAATGTGTATTTATTGGTAGCGGCGCTGGCTTGGAAATAGTGTCTGCCTTCGAAAACGATTTGCCGCGAGAGAGTGAGCTTTGGCTGTTGGATCTCGATCCCGCAGCGATCGATCTTGCCGAAAAGAATCTGCTGCCATTCGTTTCGCCGGAGAGATTGCACTGCCTGGCAGAAAATCTGGTCCGACTGCCCAAAAAAAAGAGGTTGCTTGAGCAGCTGGCCGGCGCCGATCTCGTGGTGTGCACGGGATTCTTTGATTATCTCGAAGACGAAGCCGCAGCCGAGTTGCTGAAAACCTTCTGGCAACTGCTTCGGCCGGGTGGCCAGGCGTTGATTTTCAATTTTGCTCCTTGGAATCCGACGCGGGCCTACATGGAATGGATCGGTAATTGGTATCTGCTCTACCGAACTCGGGATGATTTGGTCTCGCTCGCAAGAAAATCTGGGATTGAGGCCGGTGATTTCGCAGTGACCGCCGAAGCCAGCGGTATCGATTTGCTGCTGCGACTGTCAAAACCTCGATAA
- a CDS encoding HEAT repeat domain-containing protein, whose translation MNVSRIMLGAAVALFLGCRPSPPPVAPVNESAQPVPPAQPANTPPPVQPTPTKLPSVDKPKPPTPATTAAPEKNSLRDLAARLIEPTDKAGWRISESAALELERLGPDASKKLLPLLGDPLLEVRRGAAFHLLSSFDPAVPEQVTAFKKLLDDKDATVRNIGFQAVKQLPQAEIAAASPQLATLLDPTHETKAENRAAVARLAGTLGAKGAPFADALQKAATSDSDDRVRAAAIFAYMQVAASPETAVPLLQKALKDSKPSVRLVATGRLRSLATKAEAAAPDLAAALADDSEDVRLAASEALVRIGPPALTPLRTALETGNANAKKLSLACLSALGPAAKEVLPAIEKAQGDADKTISDAAKELVSRLK comes from the coding sequence ATGAACGTCTCGCGGATAATGCTCGGCGCTGCGGTTGCGCTGTTTCTTGGTTGCCGACCTTCGCCCCCGCCTGTTGCGCCGGTGAACGAAAGCGCGCAGCCAGTCCCGCCTGCTCAGCCGGCAAACACGCCACCACCAGTTCAGCCGACGCCCACGAAACTGCCAAGCGTCGACAAACCAAAACCGCCGACGCCAGCGACCACGGCTGCGCCGGAAAAGAACTCGCTCCGCGATCTGGCTGCACGACTCATCGAGCCCACCGACAAAGCCGGCTGGCGAATCAGCGAATCAGCCGCGCTCGAGCTCGAACGCCTCGGCCCCGATGCTTCCAAAAAACTGTTGCCACTGCTGGGCGATCCGCTGCTCGAAGTTCGCCGCGGCGCGGCGTTTCATCTCCTCAGTTCGTTCGATCCCGCCGTGCCCGAGCAAGTCACTGCGTTCAAGAAACTGCTAGACGACAAAGATGCCACCGTCCGCAACATCGGCTTCCAAGCCGTGAAGCAACTGCCACAAGCAGAGATCGCCGCGGCCAGCCCGCAGCTGGCAACGCTGCTCGATCCCACACACGAAACCAAAGCCGAAAACCGCGCCGCCGTCGCTCGCCTGGCCGGCACGCTCGGCGCAAAGGGTGCGCCGTTCGCCGATGCTCTGCAAAAGGCCGCCACTAGTGATAGCGACGACCGTGTCCGCGCTGCCGCGATCTTTGCTTACATGCAGGTCGCTGCCTCGCCAGAAACCGCCGTGCCGTTGTTGCAGAAGGCGCTCAAAGATTCCAAGCCCTCCGTTCGCCTTGTCGCGACCGGCCGCTTGCGGAGTCTTGCTACCAAAGCCGAAGCGGCTGCGCCCGACTTGGCCGCGGCGCTCGCCGACGACAGCGAAGACGTCCGCCTCGCCGCTTCCGAAGCCCTTGTTCGCATCGGCCCGCCGGCTCTCACGCCGCTGCGCACCGCGCTCGAAACCGGCAATGCCAACGCCAAGAAGCTCTCGCTGGCTTGTCTCTCCGCCCTCGGGCCGGCCGCGAAGGAAGTGCTGCCAGCCATCGAAAAAGCCCAGGGCGACGCCGACAAAACGATCAGCGACGCCGCTAAAGAACTCGTCAGCCGGTTGAAGTAG
- a CDS encoding VWA domain-containing protein codes for MSANDRRNLVSRVARRNRRGKIVVMTAFLMTMFMAMIAFGVDVGYIAVARTEIQICTDAAALAGASGLVDGTTEAQTRANAYLSKNKVAGQTLGTSNAAIEFGVWSDTTRVFTPGGSTTPNGIRINTSLSSVPLFFGKALNRNSFDVSAQSIAVYQPRDIVLVLDYSGSMSYDSQFRNMSLVGKSAIETNLAQMYTQLGATFGTLPATATTYGTTSTSNSTIKSNFKLNTISYPYPVGSWDEYIDYVQTDSTLNSAGYRCKYGGITFVSYLLALRDGYNETPVLWKTSEQPLTALKDAVDAFLAYLTTNSTDDRVGFAIYTSSDNTALLEQSLTKTYTNVSTKVRQRQSGHYVGSTNISAGLTKGRLELQNNARVGVAKLIILMTDGEANLPTGNATTDKNKVLQEAALCSAAKIPVVTITVGAGADTDLMANVATTTGGASFIVPGGQSIDQVKTQLEQVFSKVASDRPLKLVQ; via the coding sequence ATGTCTGCTAACGATCGTCGAAATCTCGTTTCTCGGGTAGCGCGGCGCAACCGTCGCGGAAAAATTGTCGTCATGACGGCCTTCCTCATGACCATGTTCATGGCCATGATCGCCTTCGGCGTCGATGTGGGTTACATCGCTGTCGCTCGCACCGAAATTCAAATCTGCACCGATGCAGCCGCCCTCGCGGGAGCTTCCGGCCTGGTCGATGGTACGACCGAGGCGCAAACCCGCGCGAACGCTTACTTGTCGAAGAATAAAGTCGCCGGCCAAACGCTGGGCACTTCGAACGCGGCGATCGAGTTTGGTGTGTGGAGCGACACCACTCGCGTCTTCACCCCCGGCGGCAGCACCACGCCGAACGGCATTCGCATCAATACATCCCTCTCGAGCGTGCCGCTCTTCTTCGGCAAAGCTCTGAATCGAAACAGCTTTGATGTCAGCGCACAATCGATCGCGGTCTATCAGCCGCGCGATATCGTGCTGGTGCTCGATTACTCGGGCTCGATGTCGTACGACAGCCAATTCCGCAACATGAGCCTGGTTGGCAAATCGGCCATCGAAACCAACCTAGCCCAGATGTATACGCAGCTCGGCGCCACGTTTGGAACCTTGCCAGCCACGGCAACTACTTACGGCACGACCAGCACCAGCAACAGCACGATCAAGTCGAACTTCAAGCTCAACACCATCAGCTATCCCTATCCGGTTGGCTCGTGGGATGAGTACATCGACTATGTGCAGACGGATAGCACGCTGAACTCGGCCGGTTACCGGTGCAAGTACGGCGGCATCACGTTCGTGTCGTATCTGCTCGCCCTGCGCGATGGTTACAACGAAACGCCGGTGCTGTGGAAGACGAGCGAACAACCTCTGACCGCTCTCAAAGATGCTGTCGATGCGTTCCTCGCTTATCTGACCACCAACAGCACTGACGACCGCGTCGGCTTTGCGATCTACACCTCGAGCGACAACACGGCTTTGCTCGAACAATCGCTGACCAAGACCTACACCAATGTTTCGACCAAGGTTCGCCAACGTCAGTCGGGGCACTACGTCGGCAGCACCAACATCTCGGCAGGTTTGACCAAGGGACGTTTGGAACTGCAGAACAACGCTCGCGTTGGCGTGGCCAAGCTCATCATTCTGATGACCGACGGCGAAGCCAATTTGCCGACCGGCAATGCGACCACCGATAAGAACAAGGTGTTGCAAGAAGCGGCCCTGTGCTCGGCGGCCAAGATCCCGGTCGTGACCATCACCGTCGGTGCTGGCGCCGATACCGATCTGATGGCCAACGTTGCCACGACCACCGGCGGCGCCTCGTTCATCGTGCCGGGTGGCCAATCGATCGATCAGGTAAAAACGCAGCTGGAACAGGTCTTCAGCAAGGTGGCCTCCGATCGGCCGCTGAAGCTGGTGCAGTAA
- a CDS encoding TlpA disulfide reductase family protein, protein MLRSFRRWSFWAGAAAPLMFLGTAGAQQPSAADALRLMPVQQGIDFDSPEKADIAKCKVDVETVGGITGWVVRDAGGQVLRRFLDTNGDNKVDQWCYFANGIEVYRDIDANFNNKADQYRWLGTAGIRHGVDTNEDGRIDEWKAISPEEVTEELVTAIREADGARFQRLLLTADELQTLGLGSERADDIKAKLAIAAEKFTDTARKQTLIGKGAEWISFGASKPGVVTAGSGGSSKDIVVYDNVTAIVQNSKDKTSQLIVGTLIRVGDRWRMIDLPKNLLSDPNSQTAVGYFFQAEPERRGGEEGPENRGISPEIQKQIDDLAKIDKSLNGNATPTQLAKLNNDRCDVLDQLVRLTAGEDRTIWVRQYAETVSAAVQSGNYPAGVRRLDKLLETVKSDAKLKDLVPFVEFRQMSADYNLSLQPKGNEEPDFAKINKKWLNNLEAFISQYSTSPDTAEAMLQLAIGYEFNGDDEKAVEWFGKIVTDFGTTEIAKKATGAKRRLESVGKPMQLQGNMVDGRKFDISAYRGKVILVQYWATWCEPCKQDMALISTLLNRYPKEFAPVGVNLDNELNTAKAFVTQKKLAWPQLYDEGGLESRLANEMGILSLPTMLLIDKNGRVVNRNIHASEIETELKKLVK, encoded by the coding sequence ATGTTGCGATCTTTTCGCCGCTGGAGTTTTTGGGCAGGTGCCGCAGCTCCCCTCATGTTTCTGGGAACAGCCGGCGCTCAGCAGCCATCGGCTGCCGATGCTCTCCGCCTGATGCCCGTACAGCAGGGAATCGACTTCGATTCGCCCGAAAAAGCCGACATCGCCAAGTGCAAAGTCGATGTCGAAACCGTCGGGGGAATCACCGGCTGGGTGGTTCGCGACGCCGGCGGCCAGGTTCTTCGCCGTTTTCTCGACACCAACGGCGACAACAAGGTCGATCAGTGGTGCTATTTCGCCAACGGCATCGAGGTTTACCGCGATATTGACGCCAATTTCAACAACAAAGCCGACCAATATCGTTGGCTCGGCACGGCTGGCATTCGGCACGGCGTCGACACCAACGAAGACGGTCGCATCGACGAATGGAAAGCGATTTCGCCCGAAGAAGTGACCGAAGAGCTCGTTACCGCGATTCGTGAAGCCGATGGCGCTCGCTTTCAGCGGTTGTTGCTCACGGCTGATGAGCTGCAAACGCTTGGTCTCGGCAGCGAGCGCGCTGACGACATCAAAGCCAAGCTCGCGATCGCAGCGGAAAAATTCACCGACACCGCTCGCAAACAAACGCTCATCGGCAAAGGCGCCGAGTGGATCTCCTTCGGCGCGAGTAAGCCTGGCGTGGTCACGGCCGGCAGCGGCGGTTCGTCGAAAGACATCGTCGTTTATGACAACGTGACTGCCATTGTGCAGAACAGCAAAGACAAAACTTCGCAGCTGATTGTCGGCACGTTGATTCGCGTCGGCGATCGTTGGCGGATGATCGATTTGCCGAAGAATTTGCTCAGCGATCCGAACTCGCAAACTGCCGTTGGTTACTTCTTCCAAGCCGAACCGGAACGCCGCGGTGGCGAAGAAGGGCCAGAAAACCGCGGAATTAGCCCTGAAATTCAGAAGCAAATCGATGACTTGGCAAAGATCGACAAATCGCTGAATGGTAATGCCACACCGACGCAACTCGCCAAGCTAAACAACGATCGCTGCGACGTGCTCGATCAACTCGTCCGTTTGACGGCTGGCGAAGATCGCACGATTTGGGTTCGCCAATATGCCGAAACCGTGTCGGCTGCTGTTCAATCCGGCAATTATCCAGCCGGCGTGCGCCGTCTCGATAAATTACTCGAAACCGTGAAGAGCGACGCCAAGCTGAAGGATCTGGTTCCCTTCGTTGAATTCCGGCAAATGTCGGCGGACTACAACTTGAGCTTGCAGCCGAAGGGTAACGAAGAGCCCGATTTTGCGAAAATCAACAAGAAATGGCTGAACAACCTCGAAGCATTTATTTCACAGTACTCCACCAGCCCTGACACCGCCGAAGCCATGCTGCAACTGGCGATCGGCTATGAGTTCAACGGCGACGATGAAAAAGCCGTCGAGTGGTTCGGCAAAATCGTGACCGACTTCGGCACTACCGAGATCGCCAAGAAGGCAACTGGAGCCAAGCGCCGTCTCGAGTCGGTTGGCAAACCGATGCAACTGCAAGGCAACATGGTCGATGGCCGCAAGTTCGACATCAGCGCCTACCGCGGCAAAGTGATTCTCGTTCAATACTGGGCCACTTGGTGCGAGCCCTGCAAACAAGACATGGCGCTCATCAGTACGCTACTGAATCGCTATCCAAAGGAGTTCGCCCCGGTCGGCGTGAATCTCGACAATGAACTCAACACCGCGAAAGCGTTCGTGACGCAAAAGAAACTCGCCTGGCCTCAACTGTACGACGAAGGGGGCCTCGAAAGCCGACTGGCCAACGAGATGGGCATTCTCTCGCTGCCCACGATGCTCCTCATCGACAAAAACGGTCGCGTCGTAAATCGCAACATCCACGCCAGCGAGATTGAAACCGAGCTGAAGAAGTTGGTGAAATAG
- a CDS encoding DinB family protein has product MLAQTATELEQIIAAAEPRLRILPGEIIAHRPAADRWTIQEVLGHLIDSAANNHQRFVRAQFTAELVFPKYEQNQWVAAAQYQAAPWPVLVDLWSSYNQLLAHLIRHANPAALPRICIIGPYEPVTLEFLIADYVVHLRHHLEKIGERAGVALLPQK; this is encoded by the coding sequence ATGCTCGCACAGACTGCCACTGAGCTAGAGCAAATCATCGCCGCAGCCGAACCTCGGCTGCGGATTCTGCCCGGCGAAATCATCGCCCATCGTCCGGCCGCTGATCGCTGGACCATCCAAGAAGTTCTCGGCCACCTGATCGACTCCGCGGCCAACAATCATCAACGGTTCGTGCGGGCGCAATTTACCGCCGAGCTCGTCTTTCCCAAGTATGAACAAAACCAATGGGTGGCCGCGGCGCAATATCAGGCCGCGCCGTGGCCAGTGCTGGTTGATCTTTGGTCAAGCTACAACCAATTGCTGGCCCACCTCATCCGCCATGCAAACCCCGCAGCCCTGCCGCGAATCTGCATCATCGGGCCGTACGAACCGGTGACACTCGAGTTTCTCATCGCCGACTATGTTGTGCATTTGCGACACCATCTAGAAAAAATCGGCGAACGCGCGGGTGTCGCGTTGCTGCCGCAAAAGTAG
- a CDS encoding DUF1598 domain-containing protein, with amino-acid sequence MAARRVRARALLAGGLFLLLGSAFQPYAAAQFVGNPQDGNPQNKVQAHLAAGEFGPARNAALAAGNAGVRDRLLGDIAAAQSRAGAQQGSLATATDIGSDVVRSGALQQMKNSRWFGRGGGVKADFDPLIDLITSTIEPDSWQDVGGPGSVSGFDGGVRVDSLGLLRRIPPRTDAALESVRHSASKIVSTTNPRKAVALRKISLNRLERELQLRQAAGLPPDETMKLLAGLQRIKYVLVYPETGDIVIAGPAGDWKQDFEGRWVDTVKEQPVVQLDDLVVAFRNAFGKEGKFGCSINPTKPGLAAAQEVNDRWAKKGGIKSTSQRGDFLEEIRAGLGKQDIVVYGIDPQTRAARVLVEADYRMKLVGMGLEEGTLGVTSYLKALDPKRDDLANLSVLRWWFTLNYDALSATKERDGFELKGPGVKVLSENEMLTEQGDRVHTGRSSEANSEFAASFTRQFEILAAKYPIYAELRNVFDLALVAAVVRSHELPEKVNWHLTHFGPDGTYEPQLDVAPTKVDSVINHRVIDGKHLVAGVSGGVTVDARSLATSAAVKTDEYGVLKAERRTSQPKDLPRNGWWWD; translated from the coding sequence ATGGCGGCTCGACGTGTGCGCGCTCGCGCACTGTTGGCGGGCGGACTCTTTTTGCTGCTCGGCTCGGCATTTCAGCCCTACGCAGCGGCCCAATTTGTGGGCAATCCTCAAGACGGCAATCCTCAAAACAAAGTGCAGGCCCATCTCGCGGCGGGCGAATTCGGCCCCGCGCGAAATGCAGCCCTCGCTGCCGGTAACGCCGGTGTTCGCGATCGCCTGCTGGGCGACATCGCCGCTGCGCAAAGTCGCGCGGGTGCGCAGCAAGGCTCGTTGGCGACAGCCACCGACATTGGCAGCGACGTCGTTCGCAGCGGCGCGCTGCAACAAATGAAGAACTCGCGCTGGTTCGGCCGCGGCGGTGGCGTGAAAGCTGACTTCGATCCACTCATCGATTTGATTACCTCGACGATCGAACCCGACAGCTGGCAAGACGTCGGCGGGCCTGGTTCGGTCAGTGGTTTCGATGGCGGCGTGCGCGTCGATTCGCTCGGTCTTTTGCGGCGGATCCCGCCGCGCACCGATGCCGCACTCGAAAGCGTGCGACACTCGGCGAGCAAAATTGTCTCGACCACCAACCCGCGCAAGGCCGTGGCTCTCCGCAAGATTTCGCTCAATCGTCTCGAGCGCGAGCTGCAACTTCGCCAGGCCGCTGGTCTGCCGCCCGATGAAACGATGAAGCTTCTCGCCGGTTTGCAGCGCATCAAGTATGTGCTCGTCTATCCCGAAACGGGCGACATCGTGATTGCTGGTCCGGCCGGCGATTGGAAACAAGATTTCGAAGGCCGCTGGGTCGATACCGTCAAAGAACAGCCCGTTGTGCAGCTCGACGATCTGGTCGTCGCCTTTCGCAATGCCTTTGGTAAGGAAGGGAAATTCGGCTGCTCGATCAATCCGACCAAGCCGGGCCTGGCTGCGGCGCAGGAAGTGAACGATCGGTGGGCCAAAAAAGGTGGCATCAAATCGACTTCGCAGCGTGGTGACTTTCTCGAAGAGATCCGCGCCGGACTCGGGAAGCAAGACATTGTCGTGTACGGCATTGATCCGCAAACCCGCGCCGCTCGCGTGCTCGTTGAAGCCGATTACCGCATGAAGCTGGTCGGCATGGGGCTCGAAGAAGGGACGTTGGGAGTGACCAGCTATCTGAAAGCCCTCGATCCGAAACGGGATGATCTCGCCAACCTGAGCGTGCTCCGCTGGTGGTTCACACTCAACTACGATGCGCTCAGCGCCACGAAAGAGCGCGACGGCTTTGAGTTGAAAGGCCCCGGCGTGAAAGTGCTCAGTGAAAACGAAATGCTCACCGAGCAGGGCGACCGCGTGCACACCGGCCGCAGCAGCGAAGCCAACAGCGAATTTGCCGCCAGCTTTACGCGGCAGTTCGAGATCCTGGCGGCGAAGTATCCGATCTATGCCGAGCTGCGAAATGTCTTCGATCTGGCCCTCGTCGCCGCCGTTGTGCGCAGCCATGAGTTGCCCGAAAAGGTGAATTGGCACCTGACCCACTTTGGTCCCGATGGCACTTACGAGCCGCAGCTCGACGTCGCGCCGACCAAGGTCGACTCGGTGATCAATCACCGAGTCATCGACGGCAAACATCTGGTCGCCGGCGTCAGCGGCGGCGTGACGGTCGATGCCCGTTCGCTCGCCACCAGCGCGGCAGTGAAAACCGACGAGTACGGCGTACTCAAAGCCGAGCGCCGCACCAGCCAGCCGAAAGATCTGCCCCGCAATGGTTGGTGGTGGGATTAA
- a CDS encoding DUF1232 domain-containing protein, which translates to MTTAEPQSPQPITPISSMTGNLVSVIGLVLAGIYLANPTAGMDFIPDFLPGVGNIDEVVATTIFLTCLSRLGINIIPHQLPQRKSTVVESHVAKD; encoded by the coding sequence ATGACCACTGCTGAACCGCAATCGCCGCAACCGATCACGCCGATTAGTTCGATGACTGGCAACCTAGTTTCCGTCATCGGCCTGGTTTTGGCCGGCATTTACCTGGCCAATCCTACGGCGGGGATGGATTTCATTCCCGATTTTCTCCCCGGCGTTGGCAATATCGACGAAGTGGTCGCGACGACCATTTTTCTGACGTGCCTTAGTCGGCTGGGCATCAACATTATTCCGCATCAACTGCCGCAGCGAAAATCGACCGTTGTCGAATCGCATGTGGCGAAAGACTGA
- a CDS encoding phosphorylase family protein — protein MLLRWLVNNYLRDAAEQVVRQTINDVTSPRGEPTGDVVEGSLADEDLSCEIAVIFALGIEAGPLVDKLKDAATTRRPELIEHAGSLANRLAVIAEGGVGQKSAAAATREIIGAYEPKWVISAGFAGSLSSEVQKGHLLMANSVVNSAGEHLEIELRMQPQPRLHTGRLVTVDSIIRTAAEKKALGEKHHAIACDMETFAVAQECARANTKFLSVRIISDGLADELPKEVEQLLQEKNFARQAGRAIQALMKRPSAALDLWKLRDEAHKAADRLAKFLLQVIPQLPA, from the coding sequence ATGCTCTTACGCTGGCTGGTGAACAACTATTTGCGCGATGCTGCCGAACAAGTCGTGCGGCAAACGATCAACGATGTGACGTCGCCGCGGGGCGAACCAACTGGTGACGTGGTCGAGGGATCGCTCGCTGACGAAGATCTGAGTTGCGAAATCGCCGTAATTTTTGCCCTCGGCATCGAAGCTGGGCCGCTGGTCGACAAATTGAAAGATGCCGCGACTACCCGCCGGCCAGAACTGATCGAACATGCCGGCTCGCTTGCCAACCGCCTGGCCGTGATCGCCGAAGGTGGTGTTGGGCAAAAATCGGCCGCGGCGGCAACTCGCGAAATCATTGGGGCCTACGAACCAAAGTGGGTGATTTCGGCCGGCTTTGCGGGTTCGCTTTCGAGCGAAGTTCAAAAAGGTCATCTGCTGATGGCCAATTCGGTGGTCAATTCCGCCGGCGAACACTTAGAAATCGAGCTCCGCATGCAACCGCAGCCCCGGCTGCACACCGGCCGACTAGTAACCGTCGATTCGATCATTCGCACGGCTGCCGAAAAAAAGGCGCTCGGCGAAAAGCACCACGCGATCGCCTGCGACATGGAAACCTTTGCCGTCGCACAGGAATGCGCGCGGGCGAATACGAAATTTCTCAGCGTGCGGATCATCAGCGACGGGCTCGCGGATGAATTGCCCAAGGAAGTCGAGCAGCTGTTGCAGGAAAAGAACTTTGCCCGGCAGGCAGGCCGGGCGATTCAGGCACTCATGAAGCGGCCGTCGGCGGCGCTCGATTTATGGAAACTACGCGACGAAGCGCATAAAGCCGCCGATCGTCTGGCGAAATTTCTGCTGCAGGTGATTCCGCAATTGCCGGCCTAG